In one window of Cyanobacteria bacterium GSL.Bin1 DNA:
- a CDS encoding DUF370 domain-containing protein produces MDMQLINIGFGNIVCANRVVAIVSPESAPIKRIVTDARDRGQLVDATYGRRTRAVIITDSSHIILSAIQPETVAHRFVLSKDNQAASN; encoded by the coding sequence ATGGATATGCAGCTTATTAATATTGGATTTGGAAATATTGTTTGTGCGAATCGGGTGGTGGCGATTGTTAGTCCCGAATCAGCCCCCATCAAGCGTATTGTGACTGATGCGCGCGATCGCGGTCAACTGGTTGATGCTACCTATGGTCGGCGCACCCGCGCTGTCATTATTACTGACTCCAGTCATATTATTCTATCGGCTATTCAGCCGGAAACAGTTGCACATCGCTTTGTTTTGAGTAAAGATAACCAAGCAGCCAGTAACTAA
- a CDS encoding membrane-anchored protein — protein MNKLSLTRFLLPLGFQIALICAIPAQAIYTHLTGTKVILQTVPVDPYDFLRGYSQTLRYDISRLEAVKALSGWETVVRQTSRLEETSPPNGTTLYVILQAPTRDNQTKPPSPWGAIAVRHQPPVDLPPNQVAIQGELNKAWVDYGLERYYFPEAQRDTINREINQRQGRTEEERPFVVEVKVDEGGNAVPISLWLGEKNYRF, from the coding sequence ATGAATAAACTGTCCCTGACTCGTTTCTTACTTCCTCTTGGCTTTCAAATTGCTCTAATTTGTGCTATACCAGCGCAAGCCATTTATACTCATCTCACAGGAACTAAAGTTATCTTGCAAACCGTTCCCGTTGATCCTTACGATTTTTTGAGAGGATATTCCCAAACGTTGCGCTATGACATCTCTCGTTTAGAAGCCGTGAAAGCCCTCTCTGGTTGGGAAACGGTTGTGCGTCAAACCAGCCGACTCGAGGAAACCTCCCCGCCTAACGGCACAACCCTCTATGTCATTTTACAAGCCCCCACTCGCGACAATCAGACAAAGCCACCTTCTCCTTGGGGCGCGATCGCGGTGCGTCACCAACCGCCCGTTGACCTGCCGCCAAATCAAGTTGCCATTCAAGGAGAGTTAAATAAGGCTTGGGTTGATTATGGACTGGAACGGTATTATTTCCCAGAAGCGCAACGAGACACGATTAATCGGGAAATTAATCAACGCCAAGGTCGTACGGAGGAAGAACGTCCGTTTGTCGTAGAAGTGAAAGTAGATGAAGGGGGAAATGCAGTTCCGATTAGTCTGTGGTTGGGGGAGAAAAATTACCGCTTTTGA
- a CDS encoding guanylate kinase, with translation MTSGQLIVLTGPSGVGKGTLVKQLLARHPQLSVSISATTRPPRAGERDGEDYFFLSREKFEEMMIAGELLEWAEYAGNYYGTPRQAVEDKLQKGEQVVLEIEVVGARKIQESFPEAKRVFILPPSLSVLEERLAKRGKDSPDAIAQRLDHAKAEIAAANEFDYSIVNDDLDRALSELEAIIFK, from the coding sequence ATGACAAGCGGTCAACTAATCGTCTTGACGGGACCGAGTGGTGTAGGCAAAGGGACTTTAGTGAAACAACTCCTCGCTCGTCATCCACAACTGAGTGTTTCCATCTCAGCAACAACGCGTCCACCGCGGGCTGGAGAAAGGGATGGGGAAGATTATTTTTTCTTATCTCGGGAAAAGTTTGAAGAAATGATGATAGCGGGAGAACTATTAGAGTGGGCAGAGTATGCAGGAAATTATTATGGGACTCCCCGTCAGGCGGTGGAAGATAAACTCCAAAAAGGAGAACAGGTCGTTTTGGAAATTGAAGTGGTGGGCGCGAGAAAAATTCAAGAAAGTTTCCCAGAAGCCAAGCGAGTGTTTATTCTTCCCCCCTCTTTGTCTGTCCTAGAAGAACGCTTAGCCAAACGGGGGAAAGATAGTCCAGACGCGATCGCGCAACGTCTTGATCATGCCAAAGCCGAAATTGCTGCCGCAAATGAGTTTGATTATTCTATTGTCAACGATGACCTAGATCGTGCCTTAAGTGAACTGGAAGCGATCATCTTCAAGTAA